The nucleotide sequence GATGCCGGACGCCTTTTCGATGAAGGCCACGCTCGACAGGTCCAGCGCCGTCACCTCGCCTGCGGCGATCGCGTCGGCGTGATCGGCATTGAATTTTTCTGCGTAGGCATTGAAGCAGGTGACCAGCTCTTCGTTGGAGATCGAAAATGGCGGCGTATACAGTCCGGTACCGCTGATGACGACTTGTTTCATGGTTAAACTTTCAAATTTGGCAATCGACGCGCTGCCGATAAGTGAAGCAAATTTTACACAAACAGACTCGACCGTAGAGAGTTTCGTGTTGCGGGGTAGGGGAAAGTGTGGCGGAAGATTGATTTTTGTCGCGTGGACGGTGGCAGGGGGTATTGCGTGTGATGGGGGGCAGACCCGGCGGGTCTGACCCCAAACTGCCTACTTTTTCTGTTCTTTCTTGACGTCAGCCTGCACCACCACCGGTTCGGCCTTGGCCAGCTGGACAGGCAAGCCTTTCAGGTGATTCAGCGCCTGGTGCAGCTGGAAATCGTCCTTGCTGCCAAATTCCAGCGGCTTGCGGGTTTTTTCCAGGGCGATGATGCGCAATTGCTCTTCCATCTCGTCGTTGACGGGCGCGGCCTTGGTACTTTCCTGGTCGCGGTCGTTGCTCAGGTGCTTGGTCAGGTCCGCTTCGCGGATGCGCAAGCCGTTCAAGCCGTCGCCATCCGCATTTTCATCGACCAGCAGGTCGGGTACGATGCCCTTGGCCTGGATCGAGCGGCCATTCGGCGTGTAGTAGCGGGCCGTCGTCAGCTTGACGGCCGTGTCGGCGGTCAACTGGCGTATGGTTTGCACGGAACCCTTGCCGAAGGTTTGCGTGCCGATGATGGTGGCGCGCTTGTAATCCTGCAGGGCGCCGGCGACGATTTCCGACGCCGAGGCCGAGCCTGTGTTGACCAGCACCACCAGCGGCACCTTCTTGATAGCAGCCGGCAATTTCGCCAGCGCATCGCCTTCCGAGCGGAAGGAATAGTATTCGGCGCGGCCGTAGAACACCTGTTTCGAATCCGGTAACTGGCCGTTGGTCGAGACAATGGCCGAGTCCTTCGGCAGGAAGGCGGCCGAGACGCCGATGGCGCCTTGCAGCACGCCGCCGGGATCGTTGCGCAGGTCGAGCACCATGCCCTTGAGGTTAGGGGCTTGCTGATACAGGGCCGTGATCTGCGCGGCCATGTCGTCGACGGTCGGTTCCTGGAACTGCGACACGCGCAGCCAGGCGTAGCCCGGCTCGACCATCTTCGCCTTCACGCTCTTTTGATGGATTTCCTCGCGCGTGATGGTGAAGGCCAGCGGCTGGGGTTCATCCTTGCGGGCAATGGTCAGCGACACCTTGGTGCCCGGTTCACCGCGCATGCGCTTGACGCTGTCGTCCAGGCTGACGCCTTTGACGGGCTGGCCATCGAGGCGGGTGATCAGGTCTCCGGCCTTGATGCCGGCACGGTAGGCGGGCGAATCCTCGATGGGCGAGACGATCTTGATGTAGCCGTCTTCACTCATGCCAATTTCAATACCCAGGCCGACAAACTTGCCTTCGGAGCCTTCGCGCAGCTCGGCGTAGGCTTTCTTGTCCAGGTAGGCGGAATGGGGGTCGAGCGAGGCAACCATGCCGGAAATGGCATCCTCCAGCAGTTTTTTGTCTTCCACCGGCTCGACGTAATCGGACTTGATCAGGCCAAACACATCAGCCAGCTGGCGCAGCTCTTCCAGCGGCAGGGGCGGCTCGACGTTCTTTTGCGCCATGGCCGAAAATTGCAGCGACACGGCGACGCCGGCCACCACGCCCAGGCCGATCAAGCCGGTATTTTTGAGTTTGCCCATCATTGCACCTTTGCAGCTAGCGTGTCTTGCACAAGCGCCAGTCCCCGTGGAGCGGCGCTTTGTTGAAAGTATAGACCTGAATCTCTGCCGGCGTGGGCCGGTCGTGGAAAAAGCGTACCTGGCCGCAGTCTACGCGCGAAAACGGGACTTTCAGCTTGCCATATGTTGCGGTTTTGTATGCGATGTATAGTTACTCTTGAGGGGAGTAAGCATTTGTAAGAGTCGAAAAAAAGCGTGTGCGGCGGCCCTATAGTGGATTCGCATTCTCGACCCGAAGTGGTTTTGCCTGCGTCTGCGGACGCAGGCTTTTTTTTATCCGGAGCCCCCATGACATCGCCGACCTTTTCCCGCACCTTGCGCCGCCTCAGCCTGGCCTTCCTGCTGGGCAGCACCGCCTTGGCCGCCTCGGCCGTGCCGATCGCCGAGATGCGCCTGGAAGACTTGCTGCCGATGGCCCCCGATTTCAGGACGGAATTGAAACTCAATGCGAATCAAAGCACCTTGTGGCAGCAGGTGGAAGGAAAAACCCGTCAACTCCTGCGCGAACGCAAGGCGCGCCGCGAACGCGTGCAGGCGGCGGTGACGCAGGGCTTGCAGGCGCCCCGGCTGGAGTTGCGCGACATGCTCGCCGGCCTGGACAATGAAAGCGCGCTGAGCCTGGCCGAAGAAAAGCAGGTGCGCGAGTGGTGGCTCAGCGTCAACGATGCCCTGGACGAGCAGCAGCGCCAGATGGTGGCCCAGTTCATCGCCGGGCAGATGGCGCGCGTGATGGACGCCGCCGTACCCCACAGTGAATCGCGCGGTGCGCCCGGTGGCGAACACGGCGGGCGCAAGGGGGGCAAGGGCGGCATGGGAGGCGTGAGCATGGGCAATGGGGGCGCCGGCATGACGATACCCGCCAACTGAGGGGCAATCCAGGGGTAGTCCAGGGGCAAAGGATGGCCAAATGGCATGGTCGCGTGCTACATTCCCGTAGCGCCTGGCGCGGCGGGCTATCCGCCCGCAGCTTATGCCCGGTCTTTTTGACATGCCCCATAAGGACAATCCGTGAATCGCTATCTCTTGAGCAGTCTGACCCTGACCCTGTTGGCTGCGTTTGCCCATGCCGCCGAACCGGCATCCGCCGCATCCTCCGTGGCGGCACCGACCGTGGCGCCCAGTGTCGCACCTTCCGCGCCTGCCGCCGCTGGCGTCGTTTCCGGCATCGATGTGCAGTACATCGACCCTGCCGTGCGCGTGCAGGACGATTTCTTCACCCATTTGAATGGCAAGTGGCTGGCCACGGCCGAGATTCCTGCCGACAAGTCGAGCTGGGGTTCGTTCGCCAAGTTGCGCGATGACACCACGCCACAGTTGCGCGGCATCATCGAGTCCACGCAACAGGACAAGCACAAGAAGGCCGGTTCCGAAGCGCAGAAAATTGGCGACCTGTACGCCAGCTACATGGATGAAGCCCGCCTCGATGCGCTGGGCACGAAGCCGCTTGCCGGCGAACTGAACCGTATCCGCTCGCTGCGCGACAAGAAGGGCGTGCCTGCCCTGATCGCCCACCTGAGCCAGACGGGCGTGCCCACCCCGTACGCCGTGTACGTGGGCCAGGATGCGCGTGCCTCGACGAAATACGCCGCCTATGTCAGCCAAAGCGGCCTGGGCATGCCTGACCGCGATTACTACCTGGAAGCCAAGCAGGCTGGCGTGAAGGAAAAATACCAGGCGCACGTAGAAAAAATGCTGGCCATGGCCGGCGACAAGAACGCCGCCGCCCGCGCCAAGGCCGTAGTTGCCCTGGAAACATCGCTGGCCGAAGTGCAATGGACCAAAGTCGAGAACCGCGACCCCGTCAAACGCTACAACAAGACCGACATCAACAAGCTGAACGACCTGACCCCCGGCTACGACCTGAAGTCCAGCCTGGCAGCCCTGGGCATCGCCAACAAGGTCGATTACGTCATCGTCAACCAGCCGAGCTACCTGGCCGGCTATAACAAGGTGCTCGCTGCCACCGACCTGGACACCCTGAAAGCCTACTTTGAATGGCAGTTGCTGCGCAGCTATGCCAGCTACCTGTCGAAAAACTTCGTCGACGAAAGCTTTGCCTTCTACGGCACGGTACTGAGCGGCGTGACGGAAAACCAGCCGCGCTGGAAGCGTGGCGTAGGCGCCGTCGAAGGCGTGCTGGGCGAAGCCGTCGGCAAGCTGTACGTGGCGCAATATTTCCCGGCTGAGCGCAAGGCGCACATGCAGGAGCTGGTGAAAAACGTGCTGGCTGCCTACAAGGACAGCATCGATACGCTGGACTGGATGAGCCCGGAAACCAAGAAGGAAGCGCAAGCCAAGCTGGCCAAGTTCACGCCGAAGATCGCCTATCCGAACAAATGGCGCGATTATACGAAGCTGCAAATCGTCCAGGGCGACTTGGTGGGCAACATCATGCGCGCGGCCAATTTCGCTTCGGCGCGCCAGGTGGCCAAGCTCGGTAAACCGATCGACCGTGAAGAGTGGGGCATGACGCCGCAGACGGTGAACGCCTATTACAGCTCGACGATGAATGAGATCGTCTTCCCCGCCTCCATCCTGCAGCCGCCATTCTTTGACGCCAACGCGGACGACGCCGTCAACTATGGCGCCATTGGCGCTGTTATCGGCCATGAAATCAGCCACGGCTTCGACGACAAGGGCAGCCAGTCCGATGGCGACGGCAACCTGCGCGACTGGTGGACCCCGGCCGACCGCAAGAACTTTGCGGCCAAGGCTGACGCGCTGACCAAGCAGTACGATGGCTACAGCCCATTGCCTGGCTACAACGTCAACGGCGCGCTGACCCTGGGCGAGAACATCGCCGACAACTCGGGCGTGGCCATCGCGTACAAGGCGTACAAGATTTCGCTGGGCGGCAAGCCGGCGCCTGTGCTTGATGGCCTGACGGGCGACCAGCGCTTCTACATGGGCTTTGGCCAGGTATGGCGCAGCAAGATGCGCGAAGCGCAGCAGATCGTGCAAATCAAGACCGACCCGCATTCGCCGGGCCAGTACCGCGCCAATGGCACCATGGTCAACCAGCCTGGCTTCTATGAAGCGTTTGGCGTGAAACCGGGCGACAAGATGTATGTCGCCCCGGAAAACCGCGTCATCATCTGGTAAACGTCATTTAGCCAGGTAGGTCGGATTAGTACGGCAACGCCGTGCGTAATCCGACAATGCCACTGGCGCGAACAATGTTGTCGGGTTACGCCCCCTGGGCTAACCCGACCTACGCTTAAAATCCGTATCTTTTTTGCATTCCCCGCAAAGTTCTTTCTGTCGTTTCGGCCGGTATGCTACAGTCAAAAACCGGGCCAGAAGCCTTGGGCCTTCTGACCCTTATATTTTACACAATACAATATAGAGGACAACCGTGAATCGTTATTTGTTAAGTGCATTGACCCTGAGTTTGCTGGCCGGCGTGTCCGGCATGGCTGGCGCCGCTGATTCTGCCAAGAAAGCCGCTGTCGCTCCCGCCACGGCCGTCGCCGCTGCGGCGCTGACGTCCGGTATCGCCATCGAATACGTCGACCCTGCCGTGCGCGCGCAGGACGACCTGTTCCAGCACCTGAATGGCAAATGGCTGGCGGAAACTGTCATTCCTGCCGATAAGTCGAGCTGGGGCAGCTTTGCCAAGCTGGCCGACGATACGCAAACCCAGCTGCGCGGCATCGTCGAAGGTGCGAGCGCCGACAAGGCCCGCGCGGCCGGCTCGAATGCCCAGAAAATCGGTGATTTTTATACCAGCTTCATGGATGAAGCCAAGCTGGAAAGCCTGGGCCTGACCCCCTTGAACGCGGAGCTGGCGAAGATCGCCGCGCTGCAGGACAAGGCGGAGTTGCCTGCCGTCATCGCTCATTTCAGCAAGCTGGGCGTGACCTCGCCTTACGACTTCGGCATCCACCAGGACGCCAAGGACTCCACCAAATACGTGGCCGACATCGTGCAAAGCGGCCTGGGCTTGCCTGACCGCGATTACTACCTGGAAGAAGGCAAGGCCGATACGCGCGCCAAATACCTGGCCCACGTGGAAAAAATGCTCAGCCTGGCCGGCGACGCGAATGCTGCTGCCAACGCCAAGGCTATCCTCGCGCTGGAAACGGAACTGGCAAAGGCGCAATGGAGCAATGTGCAGAACCGCGATCCCGTCAAGACCTACAACAAGGTGGAGTTGGCGAAACTGGCCGCCTTGGCGCCAGGCTACGACTGGGCCCGTTACCTGAAGGACACGGGCATTGCCGGCAAGGTCAATTATGTGATCGTCAGCCAGCCCAGCTACCTGAAAGGCTTTGCCGAGATCGCCAACAAGACGCCGCTGGACACATGGAAAGCGTATTTCCAGTGGCACTTGCTGCACGCCAACGCCGGCTACCTGCCGAAAGCGTATGTCGATGAAAACTTCGCGTTTTATGGCACCACCCTGACGGGCGTGACGGAAATGCGTCCGCGCTGGAAACGCGGCGTGGGCGCCGTCGAAGGCGCGCTGGGCGAAGCCGTGGGCCAGCTGTACGTGGAGCAATATTTCCCGGCCGAGCGCAAGGTGCGTATGGAAGCGCTGGTGAAAAACCTGATGACGGCCTACAAGCAAAGCATCGACAAGCTCGACTGGATGAGCCCTGTCACCAAGAAACAGGCGCAGATCAAGCTGGCCAAGTTCACCACCAAGATCGGCTATCCGAACAAATGGCGCGATTACTCGGGCCTGACGGTGACGCCGGACGATTTGATCGGCAACATCCAGCGTTCGCACTTGCTTAACTACAACCGCGAATTGAACAAGCTGGGCCAGCCTATCGACCGCGACGAGTGGGGCATGACGCCGCAAACCGTGAATGCTTATTACAACCCGGAACTGAACGAAATCGTCTTCCCTGCCGCCATCCTGCAAGCACCGTTCTTCGACGCCAATGCGGACGATGCCGTCAACTATGGCGCCATCGGCGGCGTGATCGGTCATGAAATCAGCCACGGCTTCGATGACCAGGGGGCCCAGTACGACGGCGACGGCAACCTGCGCGACTGGTGGACCAAGGCCGACCATAAAAACTTCGCCAAGAAAACCAAGCAGCTGGTGGCGCAGTACAA is from Janthinobacterium sp. 61 and encodes:
- a CDS encoding M13 family metallopeptidase, whose amino-acid sequence is MNRYLLSSLTLTLLAAFAHAAEPASAASSVAAPTVAPSVAPSAPAAAGVVSGIDVQYIDPAVRVQDDFFTHLNGKWLATAEIPADKSSWGSFAKLRDDTTPQLRGIIESTQQDKHKKAGSEAQKIGDLYASYMDEARLDALGTKPLAGELNRIRSLRDKKGVPALIAHLSQTGVPTPYAVYVGQDARASTKYAAYVSQSGLGMPDRDYYLEAKQAGVKEKYQAHVEKMLAMAGDKNAAARAKAVVALETSLAEVQWTKVENRDPVKRYNKTDINKLNDLTPGYDLKSSLAALGIANKVDYVIVNQPSYLAGYNKVLAATDLDTLKAYFEWQLLRSYASYLSKNFVDESFAFYGTVLSGVTENQPRWKRGVGAVEGVLGEAVGKLYVAQYFPAERKAHMQELVKNVLAAYKDSIDTLDWMSPETKKEAQAKLAKFTPKIAYPNKWRDYTKLQIVQGDLVGNIMRAANFASARQVAKLGKPIDREEWGMTPQTVNAYYSSTMNEIVFPASILQPPFFDANADDAVNYGAIGAVIGHEISHGFDDKGSQSDGDGNLRDWWTPADRKNFAAKADALTKQYDGYSPLPGYNVNGALTLGENIADNSGVAIAYKAYKISLGGKPAPVLDGLTGDQRFYMGFGQVWRSKMREAQQIVQIKTDPHSPGQYRANGTMVNQPGFYEAFGVKPGDKMYVAPENRVIIW
- a CDS encoding S41 family peptidase, whose product is MMGKLKNTGLIGLGVVAGVAVSLQFSAMAQKNVEPPLPLEELRQLADVFGLIKSDYVEPVEDKKLLEDAISGMVASLDPHSAYLDKKAYAELREGSEGKFVGLGIEIGMSEDGYIKIVSPIEDSPAYRAGIKAGDLITRLDGQPVKGVSLDDSVKRMRGEPGTKVSLTIARKDEPQPLAFTITREEIHQKSVKAKMVEPGYAWLRVSQFQEPTVDDMAAQITALYQQAPNLKGMVLDLRNDPGGVLQGAIGVSAAFLPKDSAIVSTNGQLPDSKQVFYGRAEYYSFRSEGDALAKLPAAIKKVPLVVLVNTGSASASEIVAGALQDYKRATIIGTQTFGKGSVQTIRQLTADTAVKLTTARYYTPNGRSIQAKGIVPDLLVDENADGDGLNGLRIREADLTKHLSNDRDQESTKAAPVNDEMEEQLRIIALEKTRKPLEFGSKDDFQLHQALNHLKGLPVQLAKAEPVVVQADVKKEQKK
- a CDS encoding M13 family metallopeptidase, producing MNRYLLSALTLSLLAGVSGMAGAADSAKKAAVAPATAVAAAALTSGIAIEYVDPAVRAQDDLFQHLNGKWLAETVIPADKSSWGSFAKLADDTQTQLRGIVEGASADKARAAGSNAQKIGDFYTSFMDEAKLESLGLTPLNAELAKIAALQDKAELPAVIAHFSKLGVTSPYDFGIHQDAKDSTKYVADIVQSGLGLPDRDYYLEEGKADTRAKYLAHVEKMLSLAGDANAAANAKAILALETELAKAQWSNVQNRDPVKTYNKVELAKLAALAPGYDWARYLKDTGIAGKVNYVIVSQPSYLKGFAEIANKTPLDTWKAYFQWHLLHANAGYLPKAYVDENFAFYGTTLTGVTEMRPRWKRGVGAVEGALGEAVGQLYVEQYFPAERKVRMEALVKNLMTAYKQSIDKLDWMSPVTKKQAQIKLAKFTTKIGYPNKWRDYSGLTVTPDDLIGNIQRSHLLNYNRELNKLGQPIDRDEWGMTPQTVNAYYNPELNEIVFPAAILQAPFFDANADDAVNYGAIGGVIGHEISHGFDDQGAQYDGDGNLRDWWTKADHKNFAKKTKQLVAQYNSFSPVPGHFVNGELTLGENIADNSGVAIAYKAYKLSLNGKKAPVIDGFTGEQRFYAGFAQVWRMKMREAQQLVLLKTDPHSPGQFRANGTMRNQPGFYQAFDVKPGDKMYLPPKDRVIMW